The Caretta caretta isolate rCarCar2 chromosome 5, rCarCar1.hap1, whole genome shotgun sequence genome contains a region encoding:
- the LOC125636991 gene encoding uncharacterized protein LOC125636991, with amino-acid sequence MQSSSAQVTMMESQNRKRAPAWTEREVRDLIAVWGEESVLSELRSSFRNAKTFVKISQGMKDRGHNRDPKQCRVKLKELRQAYQKTREANSRSGSEPQTCRFYDELHAILGGSATTTPAVLFDSFNGDGGNTEAGFGDEEDDDDEEVVDSSQQASGETGFPDSQELFLTLDLEPVPPEPTQGCLLDPAGGEGTSAACVSMITGSSPSQSLVKLRKKKKRTRDEMFSELMLSSHTDRAQTNAWRQIMSECRKAQNDREEKWRAEESKWRAEESKWRAEERAEAQMWRQRDERRQDSMLRLLQDQTSMLQCMVEL; translated from the exons atgcagagctcatcagcacaggtgaccatgatggagtcccagaatcgcaaaagagctccagcatggaccgaacgggaggtacgggatctgatcgctgtttggggagaggaatccgtgctatcagaactccgttccagttttcgaaatgccaaaacctttgtgaaaatctcccagggcatgaaggacagaggccataacagggacccgaagcagtgccgcgtgaaactgaaggagctgaggcaagcctaccagaaaaccagagaggcgaacagccgctctgggtcagagccccaaacatgccgcttctatgatgagctgcatgccattttagggggttcagccaccactaccccagccgtgttgtttgactccttcaatggagatggaggcaatacggaagcaggttttggggacgaagaagatgatgatgatgaggaggttgtagatagctcacagcaagcaagcggagaaaccggttttcccgacagccaggaactgtttctcaccctagacctggagccagtaccccccgaacccacccaaggctgcctcctggacccagcaggcggagaagggacctctg ctgcatgtgtttcaatgatcacaggatcttctccttcccagagtctagtgaagcttagaaagaaaaaaaaacgcactcgcgatgaaatgttctccgagctcatgctgtcctcccacactgacagagcacagacgaatgcgtggaggcaaataatgtcagagtgcaggaaagcacaaaatgaccgggaggagaagtggcgggctgaagagagtaagtggcgggctgaagagagtaagtggcgggctgaagagagggctgaagctcaaatgtggcggcagcgtgatgagaggaggcaggattcaatgctgaggctgctgcaggaccaaaccagtatgctccagtgtatggttgagctgtag